The genome window TAAGTAATATCTAAAATTTGAATAACTGCTATAAAAAATATACAAAAGAAAGCGTGAGCGAAAAAAGCCGTCATAATCACGCTTACAATGTTAAAACCGCTTGTAGTGTTGTCCTTTGCTCTTGATATACCTCTTAACAAAAGTGCTGAAAAGGGCATAATTGCAAAGACTAATGCTCCTATACCAAAAACCATAGCTGTTGTTATTAAATGCGTTCCTGTGCTGAATTCATTACCCATTTTTTTGCTCCAAGTTAAAAAGCTTATTTATATCATTTGGATTTGTTGTAAATAGCTCTTTTTCAATATCGCTAACCTGTAATTTTAGATTAAATACGCCTTTTAGATACCATATACAAAGCTCGTAACGCTCGGTATTGTTAAGGCTATCTATAACATTTTGACTAGGCTCAAAATACTTTATAACCTCGCTTATTAAGTCGTTTTTCTTTTCAGGCGTTAATAAGAAAATTCGTGTATCTACAACTTTTAAAATTTTGCTAGGTATATGCTCTAACTGCTGAGCGATTAAAATTAAATGCATTCCATATTTTCTAGCTTCAAGTGCAAGTTTTTCAAGCAACACTGAAAAATAAGGTATTCTAAAAAAGTTTGCACTCTCTTCCATAATATAAAGCTTTTTAGATATAGGCTTTTTAGCTCTCTTACACTCTATCGCATACGCTCTATCTTTTAAGTAAGTTCGTTGAAATATAGCAACGAAAATAGGTGTAAATAAACTGTTTTCTTTATAGTTGTTTAAATCCATACTTAAAAAATCTGCATTTATGGTATCTTCATTATCAAAACCTGAAAAATATTTAAGATTTTTTACGTTTTCAAGCTTTTGTGTCAAACCACTATAAACTAAACGCTCTTTCTCTGAATTTTGATGACTTTCCTCTTCTACCTTTGATACTTTTATTACATCTTCAAGCTTAGGTTTTTTCAAAAAGTTGTATTCCTCAGGCAGTGTCTTTACATAAGTATTTCTATTTACTCCGTCAAGCTGTAAGACTTTTTCTCTTAGATTTAAATTTTCTATTTGGCTTACCCTGTAATCCTGAAATTCTTTTCTTTTATAAATCCTTGTTAAAATTTGTCTAAAAGCAGTAACTTCACTGATATTTAAAGGTTCGCTACCCTCTTGCGACTGTAAAATAATATTTATAAGGTCACATACAAAAACCAAATCACTCTCAAATGCTTCGCTGTTTGTATCGTCTAAGTTACAAATATTGTAGTTAAAATTTGAAAATTCGCTCTCAATATGTGCTATGTTATTGTTAGTATTTTGCTTTAAAAAATTAAGCAAATTCTCGTTACTAAAACCTATGTCGTAATATCTAACCAAAACTTTATCTTTGCCTAAGTTCTTTGCAAAAGCATTACTAAAATCAACGTCTAGCATTGTTGTTAGTATCTTTTGCATTGTAAAGCTTTTTCCTGCTCCTGTATTTGCAATAATAAAGCTATGAGGGTTATCGTTTTCGTTTGCAAAGCTATAATTGATAAAACCGCCGTTTTTATCAAACCCCCAAAAATCAGCATTTCTAGTTCTTGCTTTTTGAACGCAACTTATGTAATTACCCATAAAACTAAGCGGTGCTAAATAATCAAACTCAGTATCTCTAAATTTTAGTGGTGTTTTTTGCAAGGTGTTCTTCTTGAAAATATCTTTTTTCAAAAAATCCACTTTTAATGCCGTGCCAAAATTACCTATAATACTTTCGTCTATCTCTTTAAAATGTGCAGTGCTGTTAGCTACAACTAAATCTATATTGCCTGTATCGTAAGCCTCTTTAAGCTCTATAAATCCACTTTTATTACCCGTCCATTTTGCAGTATTTATAAGTCTTGACAAGTGATTTTCTACCTGTCTTTGCTCCAAGTCAAAAAAAGTCCATACAACGCCTTTAAAGTCCATTTGTAAGATTTTAGGTATATCTGTTTTTTGCACTCCCTCAATAGTCTTGTAGCTTTGATATAAGTCTATGTTGTTAAGATTTTGATACATATTTTCTTTTGTAACTTTATGAAACATTTGTGAATTTGCTTCAAACTCATTGTCAAAATTTAAGTAGATATTTCTATGTATATCTTTGTCCTTGATATAAAAGTTATTTTGTAAATAAAGGTCTAAAATCGTGTTTGCTATCTCTCTACCACTCATTAAACCAATATTGAATTTATCTGCGATAGTCTTTAAAAGATTTTTGTTATAGCTGAAAATATACTGTCTATGATAAATACCATCTTTAAAAATTACATAATAGAAAAATGCGTTAGGCTGATTTTTATAAGTCCTATAAATCCCCTTAACATCGTTATCATCAAGAAAATTAGGCGTATTTGAATACCCCTCTAACTTAACGCCGTAAAGAATTTTATACATTGTGTTAAGTCTTACATAATCATCGCCTATATCGTCAATTATAAGCCCTTTATTGCTATAAAATGTATTTAAAAGCCCTTGAAAAGGAGCTATAATCTTTAAAAAGAGTGTTTTATTGATAAAGTTTTGAGCCTTTTCGGTTTGATAACCAAAATATAGTGCCATACCTGCTAAAATTAACAATACCAATATAGGTGCGTTCATTTATTATCTCCAAAAAAAGTGTTATAGTTTGTTACAAATTTTATAAAATAATCATATTTGCTTTTTTGCTTAAATCCCTTGTTATAGCACTCAATCGCATTTTTTAAGTCACTGTATTTAGCCACACAACCACTTAAAACTTTTGCGGACTTGTTAATGTTATAATCAGGCTTAAAAATAAATTCAAGCTCATTTTTAGATAGATTTTGTTTAGAAATTTGCATAACGCCAAAATCTATATTAAAATCTCTGTGCCATAAAATATCAGCTAAATTTATGATATTTTGTTCGCTGTTTGCACTTATTGAAACAATATACCTACCGACTTTGCCATATTTAGAAGCCTTGATTTTAAAATCACTAGAATTTAGCCCATTTTTAAGGGTATTGATTAACATCTTGTCTGTTGTGATGAAACTTATTATATACGGCTCAAAGTTACTTTCTATACTCGCTATCGTGTATAAAGCTCTACTATCAAAGTTATTTTTTACCGCTATTTCTTTTAGTGAGTTAGCTATCTCGTGCCTAATGTCTGCAAATAGCAAAAACGGCGTTGCAAGTATAAAAAGCAAACTTTTCAT of Campylobacter anatolicus contains these proteins:
- a CDS encoding transglycosylase SLT domain-containing protein, which gives rise to MKSLLFILATPFLLFADIRHEIANSLKEIAVKNNFDSRALYTIASIESNFEPYIISFITTDKMLINTLKNGLNSSDFKIKASKYGKVGRYIVSISANSEQNIINLADILWHRDFNIDFGVMQISKQNLSKNELEFIFKPDYNINKSAKVLSGCVAKYSDLKNAIECYNKGFKQKSKYDYFIKFVTNYNTFFGDNK